A window of Tachyglossus aculeatus isolate mTacAcu1 chromosome 21, mTacAcu1.pri, whole genome shotgun sequence genomic DNA:
CACATGATATTCTGCTGCGAATCTGACCAGCCAGTTTCAAAAGCTCTTGGATTTGTCTGTGGAACTCATAGGTACACCCAAAGAAGAATTCCAGTTGCTTTGCTAAAGCTTTAACTGTGAACCAGGACAAAGATACTGCTAGATTCAAGAATGGAGTGCACACTCCCAGCCTGGATGGGGGTTGGGTCAGCAACTCTTTGGATGACAAAGAACCTACATTTGGTAAAAATAATATAAGGTCTAATGGAAGAGTTCAGAAAGGGATCACCTCTTCTCCAAAGTCCCTTCGAGATCCGCCATTCTCCAGCATAAAGATGGGGAAATACGATGAAGTTCCAAGTCCTTTATCGTTTCACATTAATGGACTCTCTGCTCCTTCCGGAAAGTTGCAGCCTGCTAACTCAAGTTCCCCGATGATCTTTCAAAATCGAATTAAAAATGGACATCTCACATCTACTCCCAAGTATAATTCTTCTGCCCTCGGTTCAGAGTTAGTGTTGGTGCCTACCACCGTTTCAACCATTGGCAACATCTCTGATATGGATATAAGTCTTAGTCCTGATACTTTGTCCGTGTTGGCTAACTGGGAAGATATAGCTTTAATGCCAGACTCACAAGTCATTAAAAGTTCAGACTCTGGGCAAACCCCAGATGACTCAAATCAGGGGACTTCATCAAGCCTTGAGAAGACCTCAGTGGTTTTAAAGGAGTCTGCAGTGGCGAATTATAAGAACTTTGACAATTTAGGAATGACAGTAAATTGTGAGACCCCTCAATCTGTTGCCTACAAAAGCCCTCATACAACTATTTATAATGTAAAAAAAGCCAAGAACCAGACATTAAATGGCATAACTTTTAAGGTACCTAAAACAAAGGCAAATGATTTGAGCCTTTTACCAAATCTATCCAAATCAGAGAATCAATCTCATGTCTGTGAACTTTCTAAAAGGAAACCTTCCAGTCCCCAAACATTCCCACCAGCTAAAAAGCAGTCCTTCACTCTTCACGATGAGAGAGTTTCATCAACTGATCGGCCCCGCACACTGAGAAGTTGTAGCAATTGTAAAGTGTCCCCTTCTGTCCTGTCTTCCATCACGAATCTCCAGGAGCCTCGGAAGACCACGAGTGACAGAATGACACCTCCCCTATGTAATTGTGGCCGGAGGGCTAAGAGACTCATTGTTTCTAATAACGGCCCAAATCATggaaaagccttctacagttgtccTGTGGGGAAATccaaaggaaatggaaagagctGCAGTTACTTCAAGTGGGAAAATACACTCCAAAAGGACAGAGCCAATAGCTCTATCTTGTCTCTTTCCACCAACAGGTTCAGTGTTAGTTCTCCTGGAACAAACCTCAATTCTTCAGGAAGTTTACATTTTTCTCCTAAAAAAAGCTTAGGGCTCCGGCCTTCCATGAGGACGTGAGTTGCATGTCTTTCCTGTCCAACCTTGCTCTTCATTAAACTTCATAAAAGTGAGAGGCACCTAGCAGACGGCTTCATGAGGCAATTCACCCCCAGTGTGGTCAGAGGGATGTCCTCTGAGTTGctttcatctggaaagtggaaaCTGGTTAGCTCTAAAATGATGGAGAAAAATTCTGGAAGCTACAGTTGGAAACAAGGAATTGCCGGTAAAGACTTCTAGTTTCAACTCCAACTCTGGGCCAATTTAGTCCGTGATTGAACTTACCAATTCTCTACCTTAAAATTTGAAGCGGGTGAAAGGCGTCTGCCGGGTAAAAGGCGTCTACCGTTCACAAGCAAGAGCCAGTCTGGACCAGGCCAGGTTCACACACTCTGTTCAACTTCCAAAACCTTCCTTTCAAGATCGTATCGGGCTCGGGGTGCTAAGATTCAGTGGGTAGCTGAGCTACGAATGGCCACGGATCAACTTCCACATACGCTTGGCTGTTCCAGTAGGTAACTAGGTAACTGGAGCAGCCCACCAGAACAAACCCGAGcccacaaatgaatgaatctagccccACTTGGCTCCAGGCTAGACCCAGACATTAAGATGGAACAGTGAAAATTTAGCCCATGCAGGTCCCAGGATCCTGGGTACTGCCTTTTTGATTGTATTGGGTGTGCATGGTGATTTTTAAAATTTGCTGCCTGGGCACAACTTTCTGGAGGCACCCCTGAAATCTTCCAGTTAGGAAGTGTTGCAACCCCCTGGTTGGGAAGcatggttttaaggcactctgaAGATCCTGAATGTGGAGATAATGATGTGATCACTATTTCACATATTAGACATATTGATTTTTTCTTTAACCAATTCATAAAGAGTCAGATTACCAAGATATTTGTGTCATGAAGCTATCATGAAATGTTCATACGATCTGTGTTTATGACCATAGATATTTTACAGTAACACCATATAGTACGTATGTTTTCATTCTCAAAATTAGAATCTGAATCAATGAAATTTTAAAGCACattttttattaataaaataaatttataacTGATGACaatgcttatttttattttttaaaagtggtaACCCACTGACTGACGTATTTCTTTAATGTATAGTAAATTAAGAGTTACGGGAGCAATTTAAAGGTTTTCATCAGGAAAAGCAAAAAGAGCCGGACTAAACTGCAATCAATTCACTCTCTCTGAATTGAAGTTTAAAATCCCAATACCTTAAATATTGTCAGAATATTAGAAAACGGTAGTTATATTCAAGTAGTGATTTACAGAGTTAATAGTATCAGAAAGTATTTCAGTAGTTCAGCTTTGCGCTTTTCATTAAACAATTGAAAATGCCAAGAACTCCAAAAGAAGGGatgaagaaaataaatgaaaccaCCTGGGATCTGGTAGTATACAAGCACTACACTATACAATGAGTGTATATTAAGATAAAAGATTTTGTTACTGCAGAATGAAAGTTGGCAGAGAGGAGCAGTTTTATTCAAGACATACTCCTAAAATACAcatattcatttttctttcatttcatttttctcccaGTTGTCAGCACTACTACGAACTGAAAGCTGAGAACATTTAGGATACTAAAATGCCAACATCTAGTATTGCTTTAAAATACACTTTAACTCTTTTAAAATCTCTAGCCCAATAGCAGCCCATTGCCTCCATTTCAATCTCACCTCTCCATAATTTGGCATTTCCACCAAATATCTTGTTTCTTCAGGTGCCCTAAATAGCTGAAGTGTTAGGCAGAACCTACAAAATGAGTTTAAACTCTTCCCCATTCTTTTTTCCTTAGTTCATTTCTTCTTATCTTTCCACTTACGGTCTTTGGCAACTCTTTAATGAATTCCACCTATTGGGGTTGAGGAACAAATATACAATTCTAAATTATACTTAGCAGAAGTAAATGGGGTTAAACATGTAAATTTGCACATAAGTATGTTTTAAGTGACTAATGTTGCTTTTTAGGATAACGCTGTAGTGAACTCTATGGTTCCTGTCCTATTTTCTTATATAAAACTGGTAAACTGAAAGGTGATTTTGGTCCCCTTTTTTTAGGTAATCTCAAATATTGCACTTTGAATACTTGCCTTTCTGGGATACTTGTAGGGTGCGGTACTTTTCTTGACATGCTCCTGTAGCTCACTTGTCAGTTTTTCTGGATCGTGTGACTCATATTCAGGAGACAGAACAATGAAGGCTTTTACCAcctaaaataaatatttgaaagCATCAAGAGAGCGTGCAACCTTTTTATGCCCTTACATGTTTATCTTGTTTGTATCTCCTGGTGAATCAGGATTGTGCTTCTTTAGTAGAAACTGTCTGAACCCATAAACACTTGACAGGAATGGAAGGGTGTAGCTTTCTCTCCTTTTTAGTTCCTGCCTGCCTTCCCAGTTGGCTTTTTTTCCAGCTGGTTCTCACTCTTCCTGCTCCGTGTTTtttgactctcctctctctggaCTCTGATTTGAGGCTGCCCATTTTCCATCCATTCAttgtcttttccttcctctcctcctctgtggAGTCACTGCACTTCGCTGCTATAAGAGATTTTGGTCTGAACAGTTAGTTGGCCATATAATGTTTTTGATGCAAACGATCTAGGTGTAATCAGTCaatttgagtgcgtactgtgtgcagaccactatattaagcgcttggaagagtacaaatcaacagagttgactgacacattccctacctccaagacttccagtctagagaggaccttagaccttacagtctattatAAGATTCTGGCACTATCAGCTCCAACCCAACTTCTGCACTAGAAGAACACCTGGAACGAGCCAGATgtgtacagttagtagacatcaaATTGGACTCTCTCATCTCTAATTCCAAGTcctttcacttattcattcaatcatatttttcgagcgcttattgtgtgcagagaactgtactaagcgcttgggaggtacaattcagcaacaaatacaatccctgcccacaacgggctcacagtctagaagggatgtccTGTCCTGTGGCAACCACATTGCAATActgaataatagtggtatttattaagtgcttactctgtgccaggcactgtactaagtgctgaatctCAGCCAGCTAGCTTCAGGTGGGGCAGAAGAGGTACTCTCCCTCTAAGAGGGCTCCTGGGGATTGCTGAATTATTTTGGAGTCTTTCAGTCACTCTTTGGTTCCCTTTGTCTGATCTAGAGCGTCAGCAAATGGATTGTTTTAGTAATTCtctatcaatggtacttattgagcgcttctgtgggcagagcccctgtactgagtgcttgggagagtgcaatataacagagttcactcaattgtatttattgagtgcttactgtgtgcagagcactgtagtagacatgttccctgccaacaaggagctttgagtgtagagggggaaacagtcattaataaaaataaattatggatatgtacggtAGTGCTGCAGGAGGGGttaataaagtgtgcaaatccaagtgcagggcgGTCTAGACCAAAGAGTCAAATGCTAGTTTTTGCCACTATATTGCATAAATTCAAACTATGAACTGACTCAATTCCTTCACCTCTCCTCTGATGGGGTCTGGGCTGCTGACAACAGCTGATTCTATTACCGCCGGATGCTCAATCAGGGTATTTTCTACTTCAAAAGGTCCTATTCGGTATCTagggcaagaaaaaaaaattagaagcaATTGAAAGAAAGTACAGTACCTAGAGGGGATCGTGGCAAAAACTGATTCCCGATAGCCTACACCAAACCAATACAAACTAGAGGAATAAAAATTACCCAGAAGATAAGATGATATCATCCATTCTTCCAAGAAACCAGAAATATCCATCTTCATCCACATATCCCCTGTCCCCAGTGATGTAGAAGTTCCCACGAAGTGTTGAAGCAGTTTTCTGGGAATCATCCTGACAAATATTAAAGTGCATTTTATTAATTTAGTTCTTTGAATTTGAATGCTTAATTTACTACATAGAAGAGAAATGTTATGGATGCTTGAATTTTGTTCATAATGAATCCCACTGAAATGTGTTACAAAATCATCTATCAACACAGCTGAATGTTGCTCGGTTACTGGAAACTCCTGCACAAGCAGCAGAAGTTTCCAACAAACCCCAATGTCTACACTGGGGTGAAAGCCAGTCCATAAAATCTTggtgaagaagaagcagaagaactACAGAGAGTCAGTAGGATTTTCTTTTTTCAACATGAAGGGAAAATCTTAGTACGGACTAATGTAGTGtacaagtcatttttttttttaataaccatGGATTATAGGAGAGGGAGAATATAGAGTTACATATGATCCCAAAACCTACATTaggtattccagcgcttagaacagtgctttgcacatagtaagagcttaagaaataccaacattattattattattatttcccccaacCAAGCCAAAAAATAACAAGATGGACTTATTTTTGTTCTATTTTCTCCAATGCTCAGTTCACCCTCTGATGGGAGTGCTCATGAGCCATTCAAGAGGTAACTGGAATGCCTTTACAAATGCTTGCTCTGGTGGTTTGTAATAACCATTAAGTCCCATAGCATTTTTTCCGATGCTCTTATTTCCTAGTCTCCATCATAGAGACTTGGCAATGTGCTCCTATTGACCtttgtctttttttcttctctaaaTTGCGTGATAGAGTATAAAAACTCAACTGATTTTTGGCAACCTAAACTTAAAACATGTCCACAGTTAACCTCTAAATTCTATACTTTTCCCCGGATTTAGATGGTTAGTGACTTAAAAGATGCATAAATTCATTTCATAAAAGTTTTCTCTTTACCACATAGCGGGTGAAAAGAAAAGGTCTGTGGGGGTGAGCTCGGACGGCAATGTCTCCTTCTTCTCCAGGAGGCAGAATGTTGCCATTTTTATCTACAATCTtaaccaaaaacaaaaacagcttGTTAGTTCATCTTTTCAATCCCTGACCACTTTGGTAATGTGGAATCCCAAACCTTAGGAGGATTTACATCATTTGAGTAACTGTCCCCCCTCAAATGCCACAAGTAAAGAAATCCACTTAAAGCTTCTTCCCTCTAAAAGCCTATTTTACCCTGGTTTCCCTGTGGAGAAGGGTAGTGGGAGAACATTTTAGCCAAACAGTGAGCAAGCATTGAAATAAGCAATAAGGAAAATTCCTTATTCCattttaacaatagtaatagtatttgaggGGGCCACCAGATACAGTGCActga
This region includes:
- the ERI2 gene encoding ERI1 exoribonuclease 2, translating into MKGAKETLTTLSGRCSYHRGKHKKAGTPRQPKRSSRTTNLKANKSEITKQAVWQLGLIRKRSVTPANQKNQDRSKSKQLFDYLIVIDFESTCWNDGKSHYSQEIIEFPAVLLNTSTGEIESEFQSYVQPQEHPILSEFCIELTGIKQAQVDEGVPLKICLSQFWKWIQMIQLKKKIIFAPGISNPATSEVKSCSFVTWSDWDLGVCLEYECKRKQLRKPEILNSWIDLRATYKLFYMRKPKGLSGALQDLGLKFSGQEHSGLDDSRNTAHLAWRMIRDGCIMKITKSLNPVHPKKNSSCFAKALTVNQDKDTARFKNGVHTPSLDGGWVSNSLDDKEPTFGKNNIRSNGRVQKGITSSPKSLRDPPFSSIKMGKYDEVPSPLSFHINGLSAPSGKLQPANSSSPMIFQNRIKNGHLTSTPKYNSSALGSELVLVPTTVSTIGNISDMDISLSPDTLSVLANWEDIALMPDSQVIKSSDSGQTPDDSNQGTSSSLEKTSVVLKESAVANYKNFDNLGMTVNCETPQSVAYKSPHTTIYNVKKAKNQTLNGITFKVPKTKANDLSLLPNLSKSENQSHVCELSKRKPSSPQTFPPAKKQSFTLHDERVSSTDRPRTLRSCSNCKVSPSVLSSITNLQEPRKTTSDRMTPPLCNCGRRAKRLIVSNNGPNHGKAFYSCPVGKSKGNGKSCSYFKWENTLQKDRANSSILSLSTNRFSVSSPGTNLNSSGSLHFSPKKSLGLRPSMRT